The proteins below are encoded in one region of Dama dama isolate Ldn47 chromosome 21, ASM3311817v1, whole genome shotgun sequence:
- the RHPN1 gene encoding rhophilin-1 — translation MVPEDRSDGPGAGEERARLRAAGTVRKGCDLPADSSHGHLQSRRARIHQQIDRELRMRTGAENLYRATSNARVRETVALELSDVNSSLQLLKEELAGLDSSGDTAQPESEAVTAPMIPLGLKETKPLDWAPPLKELICRHFGEDGASYEAEIRELEDLRQATRTPSRSKAGLELLTAYYNQLCFLEARFVTPVRSLGLLFHWYDSLTGLPAQQRALAFEKGSVLFNIGALHTQIAARQNRSCLEGIGRAVESFQRAAGAFSLLRENFSHAPSPDMSPASLSMLEQLMSAQAQECVFEGLLLQAPGAAHDCLAQLRLAQEAAQVAAEYRLVHRTMAQPPIQDYVPFAWTTLVHVKAEHFRALSHYHAALGLCDGAPVAESELPVLEQVFLASAEAQSPALPQEREERSKLGKAHLRRALLGQEAALQLHAVCRALRREDLLQAVLARALRRSLAKYSELDLEDDFHEATEAPDVQPKTQQRPEGRTPSFSRVKVADIFHRLGPLSVFSAKNHWRLVGPVHLSRGEGGFGFTLRGDSPVLIAAVVPGGRAAEAGLKEGDYIVSVSGQPCRWWKHAEVVAQLQGAGDGGVSLQVATPLPATELPISGDRQPALGGLLRSQKECGQETPVPSRARPRPRPLLGWNRKANRGKTGRTLSPAPQP, via the exons ATGGTCCCCGAGGACAGATCGGACGGCCCGGGAGCCGGCGAGGAAAGGGCCCGGCTGCGAGCGGCTGGCACCGTCCGCAAG GGCTGTGACCTCCCGGCAGATTCATCGCATGGCCACCTGCAGAGCCGCAGGGCCCGGATCCACCAGCAGATCGACAGGGAGCTGAGAATGCGGACGGGCGCTGAGAACCTGTACAG AGCTACCAGCAACGCCCGCGTCAGGGAGACTGTGGCCCTGGAACTGAGCGACGTCAACTCCAGCCTGCAGCTGCTGAAGGAAGAGCTGGCGGGGCTTGACAGCAGTGGGGACACGGCCCAGCCCGAGAG CGAAGCCGTCACTGCCCCCATGATCCCCCTGGGGCTGAAGGAGACCAAGCCCCTGGATTGGGCCCCACCCCTGAAG GAGCTGATCTGCAGGCACTTTGGGGAGGACGGCGCTTCCTACGAGGCTGAGATCAGGGAGCTGGAGGACCTGCGGCAG GCCACGCGGACCCCCAGCCGGAGCAAGGCCGGCCTGGAGCTGCTCACGGCCTACTACAACCAGCTCTGCTTCCTGGAGGCACGCTTTGTCACACCTGTCCGCAGCCTCGGGCTGCTCTTCCACTG GTATGACTCGCTGACGGGGCTCCCAGCCCAGCAGCGGGCCCTGGCCTTCGAGAAGGGCAGCGTGCTGTTCAACATCGGCGCCCTGCACACCCAGATCGCGGCTCGCCAGAACCGCTCCTGCCTCGAGGGCATCGGCCGTGCCGTGGAGTCCTTTCAGAGGGCTGCTG GGGCCTTCAGCCTCCTGAGGGAGAACTTCTCCCACGCGCCCAGCCCGGACATGAGCCCCGCCTCGCTGTCCATGCTGGAGCAGCTCATGAGCGCCCAGGCCCAGGAGTGTGTCTTCGAGGGCCTCCTGCTGCAGGCCCCCGGGGCCGCCCACGACTGCCTGGCCCAGCTGCGCCTGGCCCAGGAGGCGGCCCAG GTGGCGGCCGAGTACCGGCTGGTGCATCGGACCATGGCCCAGCCGCCCATCCAGGACTACGTGCCCTTCGCCTGGACCACTCTGGTGCACGTGAAGGCCGAGCACTTCCGCGCCCTGTCCCACTACCACGCGGCCCTGGGCCTGTGTGACGGCGCCC CGGTGGCCGAGTCGGAGCTCCCCGTCCTCGAGCAGGTGTTCCTGGCCTCGGCTGAGGCCCAGAGCCCGGCGCTGCCCCAGGAGCGCGAGGAGCGCAGCAAACTGG GCAAGGCCCACCTGAGGCGGGCCCTCCTGGGGCAGGAGGCGGCGCTGCAGCTGCACGCCGTGTGCCGGGCCCTGCGCCGGGAGGACCTGCTGCAGGCCGTGCTGGCCCGGGCGCTGCGGCGCTCTCTGGCCAAGTACTCGGAGCTCGACCTGGAGGACGACTTCCACGAGGCCACTGAGGCCCCTGACGTCCAGC CTAAGACGCAGCAGAGGCCAGAAGGCAGGACACCCAGCTTCTCCCGGGTGAAGGTGGCTGATATCTTCCACAGGCTG GGGCCCCTGTCCGTGTTCTCAGCCAAGAACCACTGGCGACTGGTGGGGCCTGTCCACCTGTCTCGAGGAGAGGGAGGCTTCGGCTTCACGCTGCGGGGAGACTCGCCCGTTCTCATTGCTGCCGTCGTTCCGGGGGGCCGGGCTGCG GAGGCCGGCCTGAAGGAGGGTGACTACATCGTGTCGGTGAGCGGGCAGCCGTGCAGGTGGTGGAAGCACGCGGAGGTGGTGGCCCAGCTGCAGGGCGCGGGCGACGGGGGCGTGAGCCTGCAGGTGGCCACGCCATTGCCCGCCACCGAGCTGCCCATCTCG GGGGACCGCCAGCCAGCCCTTGGGGGGCTTCTGAGGAGCCAGAAGGAGTGTGGCCAGGAGACACCAGTGCCCTCACGAGCCAGGCCGAGGCCCAGGCCCCTCCTTGGCTGGAACCGCAAGGCCAACAGGGGCAAGACTGGAAGGACGCTGTCCCCAGCCCCACAGCCCTGA